The genomic window GAAATTAACAGAAAAAGGGTTCAATTTTGAATTTTAGGCTTCTTTTTAATTCACAACCATCAACTATCGCATATCAACATTCCAGAATCCAAAACTTTGCGCTATCTTTGCGCCTTAATAACATGCTTTAAAGCAATTGCTTTGGCGTTATTTACACCCAAAAAATACTTAAACTCGTTAGAGAACTGATATATAAAAATGAAGAAGATACGTAACTTTTGCATTATTGCACACATTGACCACGGTAAAAGTACATTGGCGGACAGATTATTAGGCGCAACACAAACCGTTACAGCTCGTGAAGAAAAAGCACAATTGCTTGACAACATGGATCTGGAGCGTGAGCGTGGAATTACCATTAAGAGTCATGCCATTCAAATGGAATATACTTATAAAGGAGAAGAATACATCTTGAATTTAATTGACACTCCTGGTCACGTAGATTTTTCGTATGAAGTATCGAGATCTATCGCAGCCTGCGAAGGAGCTTTATTAATTGTTGATGCTGCACAAAGTATTCAGGCACAAACGATTTCAAATTTATATTTAGCACTTGAAAATGACTTGGAAATTATTCCGGTTTTAAACAAAGTCGATTTGCCAAGTGCCAATCCAGAAGAAGTTAGTGATGATATTATCGATTTATTAGGATGTAAATTAGAAGATATTATTCACGCCTCTGGAAAAACAGGTTTTGGTGTTGAGAACATTCTTGCCGCTATTATCGAAAAAATTCCTGCACCTAAGGGAAATCCAGACGAACCTCTACAAGCTTTGATCTTTGACTCGGTTTACAATCCGTTTCGTGGAATCGAAGTTATCTTTAGAGTTGTAAATGGTGAAATCAAAAAAGGTCAGAAAATTAAATTCATGGCAACTGGCAATGAATATTTTGCTGACGAAATTGGAACTTTAAAATTAAATCAGGTTCCAAAAAATGTCATTTCCAGTGGAGATGTTGGTTATTTGATTTCTGGAATTAAAGAAGCAAAAGAAGTAAAAGTTGGTGATACCTTAACGGATGCTAAAACGCCGACTACAAATATGATTACAGGTTTTGAGGATGTAAAACCAATGGTTTTCGCCGGAATTTATCCTGTTGACACAGAAGATTATGAAGATTTGCGTTCTTCTATGGAGAAATTGCAACTGAATGATGCTTCGCTGGTTTTCACACCTGAAAGTTCTGCAGCTCTAGGATTTGGTTTCCGCTGCGGATTCTTAGGAATGCTTCACATGGAAATTATTCAGGAACGTTTAGAGCGTGAGTTTGATATGA from Flavobacterium fluviale includes these protein-coding regions:
- the lepA gene encoding translation elongation factor 4, with product MKKIRNFCIIAHIDHGKSTLADRLLGATQTVTAREEKAQLLDNMDLERERGITIKSHAIQMEYTYKGEEYILNLIDTPGHVDFSYEVSRSIAACEGALLIVDAAQSIQAQTISNLYLALENDLEIIPVLNKVDLPSANPEEVSDDIIDLLGCKLEDIIHASGKTGFGVENILAAIIEKIPAPKGNPDEPLQALIFDSVYNPFRGIEVIFRVVNGEIKKGQKIKFMATGNEYFADEIGTLKLNQVPKNVISSGDVGYLISGIKEAKEVKVGDTLTDAKTPTTNMITGFEDVKPMVFAGIYPVDTEDYEDLRSSMEKLQLNDASLVFTPESSAALGFGFRCGFLGMLHMEIIQERLEREFDMTVITTVPNVSYLAYTKKEPDNAFVVNNPSDLPEPSRLDRVEEPFIKATIITKADFVGNVMSLCIEKRGLITNQTYLTTERVELNFDMPLAEIVFDFYDRLKTVSKGYASFDYSPIGMRTSKLVKLDVLLNAQTVDALSALIHEDNAYNIGKKMTEKLRELIPRQQFDIPIQAAIGAKIIARETIKALRKDVTAKCYGGDISRKRKLLEKQKKGKKRMRQVGNVEIPQEAFMAVLKLND